From the genome of Mucilaginibacter paludis DSM 18603:
AGTTTTTTCCGGTTCTTTTAAGATCTTCAGCTTGTTTGCCTGTATGGTTTTAATGGCTTGGTCGTCTATAACATGTCCCCTCCCGTTCAATATTTTGCGGGCGAGTGCGAAATCAAACGCGTTCCATTCGTTATAGTTGATCAGGATATCCATTAACTCATCATCGGTAAAACCGAATAAGTAATATTCCGGGTCTACTTCGTCAATATGTTTGGCTTCTTCTTCAACCAGTAGTTCATTTACGCTATCAAAATCTTCCGGCTTAATCTTCACCAGGTATTCTTTAGATAAATCATCTGCGCTATTGATAAACGAAGGGTTAAATACCATCGAATTATCCTCCACCTCGTATTCAATATGATTTGCGATGAGGGTAGAAACAAGATGCTCCGACAAGGGTAATTGATTAAATTTCCGGAAAGTTAAAAATTGAGTATTTGCCATTGATGTATTCGTTTTACTTCCCCTTAGCTGCCATTCCCATATAATCCAGCGTTAAATTACACAAGGCTTTTACGCCCAGGGTAAATCCACTTTCGTCAATAAAAAAATCGGGCGTATGATGAGCCGGAGCCTTAAGCGGATCGCCACCTTTAGGCAGTCCTCCTAAATGAATAAATATGCCCGGTACTTTTTCCTCATAAAAGCTAAAATCTTCGGCACCTGTTTCTCCCTGCCGCAGTACTACGTTATCTACCCCCGCTGTGGCCTGTAAAGTGGGCAACATTTTGGCTACCAGTGCAGGGTTGTTATAAGTAACCGGGTAATGGTTGCTGTAGGGGATCTTCACTTCGGCGATGGCGTTATTGGCTTCGGCAGTTTTGGTGGCTATCTGCTTTACCCTTTCGATAATCAGCTTTTCATCTTCGGCGCTAAAGGTACGGATAGTGCCCAGCATACTTACGGATTCAGGGATGATATTGGAGCGGTTGCCACCGTTAATAGCGCCAATAGTAACCACCGCCGGATTGGCGGTAATATGTAAATTGCGGCTAACCACGGTTTGCAGGTTATTGATAATCTGGGCCGAGGTTACGATAGGATCAACGCCCGACCATGGATAGGCCCCGTGAGAGGAACGCCCCTTTACGATGATCTGCATATCGTTCACCGCTGCCATGTCGCCACCCGGGCGGTAGGCTATGGTACCAACCGGCTGATAGGATTGGATATGCAAACCAAAGATCGCATCAACCTTCGGATTCTCTAAAACGCCCTCCTTCACCATTTGCTCGGCACCGCCTTTTTCGCCGGGGGGCAAGCCCTCTTCGGCTGGCTGAAATATAAATTTAACGGAGCCATGCAGGTCCTTTTTCATGGAGGCTAATACTTCGGCCACGCCCATCAATATGGCCATGTGCGAATCGTGCCCGCAGGCATGCATTACCCCCACCTGGTTGCCCATATAAGTCGTAGTCGCTTTAGAGGCGAAGGGTACCGCCGTACGCTCTGTGACCGGCAAGCCATCCATATCGGCCCGCAGGGCAACAACAGGTCCCGGCTTGCCGCCGGTTAACAAGCCAACCACACCGGTAGTGGCTACGCCCCGCTTAACGGTAATCCCTAAGGATTCCAGATGTTTGGCGATAATCTCCGAAGTGCGCACCTCGTGGTTACCTAATTCCGGATGCTCATGAAAATCCTCGCGCCAGCCTATTACTTTTTTCTCGATGGCCTCAGCTTTTTTTGCCACTTCGGCTTTTGAGGTGGTTTGAGCAAAGGCATTGGCCGATAGCAAGCTCACTAAAACGACGAGTATGGGTTTCTTCATGAAGTGAAAGTTAAGTTTGTTAAATATAACAATTTATCAAACTCTACTGATAAAAAACATCAGCCTTAATACTTCGCCTCGCATAGGTTAGCCTTCTTCAACATAAAAAAATTTAAATAACACTGTAGCTATACCATCGGGCATAAGCGATAACTATCGAACTTTCCAGATCGCATCAGCAAACCAGTTTTTATCATCAAACAGGTAGTTAACAACATCAAAGCCGGTTTTAGCAGCCATATCGCGGGTTTGCTCAACGGTGAACTTTTGCGAGATCTCCATAAAAATATATTCGTCTTTCTGGAAATGGATCGACTGGTTATGATCGGCTATATGTACCATTTGATCGGCCGTACTGATGAGGTAGCTTTTACACGCGCCTGTTTCAGGATCGTACACCGGGAAATGATCAAACTGTTCGATTACAAAATCGGCGCCCAGCTCCTGATTGATCCGGTGGAGTAAATTGAGGTTGAATTTTTTGGTGATGCCTTCCTTATCGTTATAGGCTGCTAAAATAGTTTTAGGATTCTTTTTCAGGTCGAAGCCAATGAGCACCATATCACCCGGCGAAAGGTGGTTGCGCAGTTCGGCGCAGAAACTTTCGGCCTCGGCAACCGGCATATTGCCAATATTGGAGCCTAAAAATAAAACCACCTTGCGTTTATTGGATAGCGTGGCAGCCTTACTCAGCATATTAAAATACTCGCCATTGAGCCCTTCAAACTTTAAACCCGGCAAATTTTGGGTTAGCTCAACATCCAGTTGATCAATTACGTGGGCCGAAATATCAATAGGAAGATAGGTAAAGTTTACGCCCCGATCTAAAAGGTGCTTTAACAGGTAGGTTGATTTCATGGCATCGCCCGCACCTAATTCGATCAGGTCGAACTCATCGTTGTTATCGCCTATGATGGCGCTTGCCAGGGCCTCGGTTTTTTGCGAGAAGATCTCCAGTTCGCAATTGGTTGGATAGTATTCCTCGCAATTCATCAGATCCTGAAAAAGCTGATCGCCTATGGCATCATAAAAATACTTGGAATCTAAATGCTTGGGGCTTGCCGTTAGCCCTTTAAGCACATCTTCATAAAAATGATTAACCGCCGTATGGTTATAGGTTGAACCGTTTAGCGTTACCGGTGATGTTTGCGTGTTCATGTTTTTCAATGGTATATTATCGGGCCAGGCGTATTCCGCAAAAAAGCCAGCGTAAGTTGGGATGAAAAAAATTGCGATAGGTAACGCGCTCATGCCCCGGCGATGTTACCTCGGATGAGCCGCGTAAAACCTTCTGACTAACCATAAATTTGCCGTTATACTCGCCAATAGCTCCTTCGGCTTTTTTAAAACCGGGATAGGGCAGGTAGGCACTCTCGGTCCACTCCCAGCTTTTGCCCCATTTAAATTGATGTGCTGCCGCTTCCCATTCAAACTCGGTAGGCAGGCGCATCCCTTTCCACGATGCGTATGCGTAAGCTTCGTAATAGCTGATGTGGCAAACCGGCGCGGCCAAATCAACAGGCTTCAAGCCCGCGTAGGTATAGTTAAACCATTGCCCGTTAATGTGGTGCCAGTAAAGCGGGGCTTCAACATGGTTATTCTTTACCCAATCCCAGCCTTCGGCATGCCAAAAACGGAAGTCGTGGTAGCCGTTATCGTTGATAAACTCCAGGTATTCGGCATTGGTAACCATGGCCGTATTAATCTGGTAGCTGTTTAAATAAACTTTATGGCGGTTCAGCTCATTATCAAAGCAAAAGCCTTCGCCCTCAAAACCAACCTCGTAAATACCTTCGGGCATGCTGATCCATTGGGCAGTTGGTTGCTCAAAAACCTGTGGCCTATAGGTTTCATCATAAGCCGGGAACAAAGGGTTATGGCCCAAAATGTATTTAATATCGTAATAAAGTAATTCCTGGTGCTGCTCCTCGTGGTTTAAGCCCAGGATCATCAACTCCCTGATGGCTGCCGAAGGCTCCTCCCGCAGAAAGTTTTCCATCGCATCGTCCACATAAGTGCGGTATTTGTAAATATCGGCTACGGTGGGCCTGCTCAGGTTACCACGATCGGTACGGATAACCCGGTTACCTACGGTTTCGTAATAACTGTTAAATACATAGTTATAATCGGCATTAAACTCCTGGTAGCCCATAAAATAGGGCTTTAAAATAAAGGTTTCAAAAAACCAGGTGGTATGGCCTATATGCCATTTGGGCGGACTAACATCCACTACCGGCTGTACCACGTAATCTTCAATTTGCAGCGGACTGCAAATGCGGACACTTAATTGGCGTACTTTTTTATAACAGTCGGCTAAACTCATCATTCTATTGATTATCCAGGTATCGTTTTAAGTTCGAAATTGTTTTAATATCCAGGCTTTGGGCCTGTTTTCTTCGCATCATCAACGCATAAGCGTTATTAAACCCTATAGGCTTTAACCACAATATACCGTATTTAGTTTTAAACTGTCCGCTCACGTAATTGTAAACTTTCTGTTTATCGCCAGCTAACGAGTCGATGGTTTTGCTGTCTGCCTGCAACATCACCAATAAACCGGTGCCGGTATATTCGGGGTAAAAATCAATCTGGTTGTTGGTTAGCGCGTCAAAGCAAATTTTAGTACCACCCAGGCCGGTTTTAGTGGCTACATCATAATCGGTATTGCCTTTAATCAGTAAGCTGTACATGCCCGCTAAAATGTATTGCTCGCCAAAAATTTTTGAGCCGATGCGCACCGTGCCCGCGCTGCCATTGCGCGACGGTTTGTACAGGCCCTTGGATACTAAAAAATCCTTAGCCACGGCTTCGGGGCTCTGGTGCAGGTAATCAACCCGGTAGTTGAGCTCCGTCATGATGGAATCGGTGATATGGCCCGAAAGTAAATTGAGCGTAGCTTCCAGTTTTGGGAATTTTTGAAGCGCCGTTCCGGATACGATAGGCGCAGCATAATAGGGCGGAAAGATGCCTTTATCATCTTTTAAAACCACCAGATCAAAAGCTTTAAGGCGCCCATCGGTAGAGTAACCGCTAATCACGTCGAGGTGTTTCTCGTAAGCGGCTTTGTACATCACGGCATCGCTGATCACCACCGTATGGATTTTAAGGCCGTATTTTTGTTTGAGGCCCAGATCGCCATCCTTCCGGCCCATAAACTCGGGCGTGAAACCGGCAGTGAGTTTGCCGCCGTAAGCAGAGGGGATGAGGTAAAACGAGGCCAGGAACAAAATAGCGGCAGGTACAGCCCAGGCACCCGACCTCATTTTTTTAAAGTTGATGTTCTGGATCCGCGAAAGCAAAAAATCAAAAACAATGGCCAGCAGTGCCGATGGTATGGCCCCGGCCAAAATCATGTTGGTATTGTTTAGGGAGATGCCGCCAAAAATAAACTCGCCCAGGCCGCCCGCGGCAATTAACGATGCCAGCGTAGCCACCCCCACATTAATTACCGTAGCCGTACGGATACCGGCCAGAATAACCGGCATAGCCAGGGGCAGCTCCACCTTTAATAAAATTTGACTATAGCTCATGCCCATGCCTTTGGCCGCTTCTTTAATGGTAGCATCAACCTGGGTAATGCCCGTATAGGTATTGCGGATGATGGGCAGCAATGCATATAAAAATAAGGCGAAGATGGCGGGCTTGGCGCCGATGCCTAAAATGGGGATCAAAAAACCTAATAAAGCGATGCTCGGAATGGTTTGCATTACCCCGGCAAAGCCTAAAACGGCACCCGAAAATTGTTTTTTACGGGCGATAAAAATGCCCAGCGGTAAACCGATGAGGATGGCGATGAACAGCGAGGTAAATGTTAAGCCGATATGCGTTAAGGTTTGCCCGGCTATTTTATCCGATTCCTGGCGCATAAAGTCAAGTAAGCTTTGTTGTCCTTCTTTCATTTAGCCTCCGTAATTTGATAGTGATAAAAAGCCGCCATCAGACCCTCAAAAGTCAGGGTTTTTGATTGGCCGTTGCCGGGATGAGCGACGGAGGCCGTTTTTTGAGGGCGGCCGGTTAATACTTCCAGCGCTTCCCAAACGGTAAAGTTTGGATTGATCAGCCCGGTTGCGGACGTTGACAGATCATCCGGCAGGGTATCCCACAGATCCATTACCGTTACTGCCTTAAACTCCAGCTGCAGGCGCTGCTCTTTTAAAAACTCCTGTACAAAACTGTTAGCCGGTTTAAACAGCAACTGCGCGAGTGTTCCGGTTTGCACGATGCGGCCCTGGTCCATCAGGCAGATCCGGTCGCCCATTTCAAAGGCTTCCTGCACATCGTGGGTCACCATGATGATGGTTTTGCGTTTCAGCTCGTCCAGTTCCTTAAACTCGCGGCGTATTTTAAAGCGCGTTACGGGGTCGAGCGCGCCGAAAGGCTCATCCATTAGCAACACCGGCGGATCGGCCATCAGCGCCCTCGCCAGGCCCACTCTTTGCTGCTGTCCGCCGCTTAGCTGATCGGGATATACGGCAAGCTGCTCCGGTTGCAGGTGCAGCTTGCCGGTCAGCTCGTTAATCCTTTCGGCAATCCGGCTTTTATCCCAGCCTAAAAGCTGCGGAACAATGGCCATATTTTCGGCAACGGTATAATGCGGAAATAAGCCGTTATTCTGCAAAACGTAGCCTATGCCCCGGCGCAGCACCTCGGGCGACTGCTCATAAACGCTTTTGCCGTTCACCGAGATCTCGCCTTTTGTAGGCTCAATTAAACGGTTGATCATTTTTAGCGTGGTGGTTTTGCCGCAGCCGCTGGTGCCGAGCAAAATCATGTTCTCGCCCTCGTTCACCCCGAACGAAATATCATCAACCGCCTTTACCTGTCCAAAATGTTTGCTTAAGTTTTTAACGGCTATCATATAGTAATAAATAAATGCCTCACCTAAATCCTCTCCAAAGGAGAGGACTTGAACTTCACTGCTTTAAAAAGATGGCACCCAAAATTCACCGCATTAAAAGCCCTCTCCTTTGGAGAGGGTTGGGTGAGGCCGCCCTGTCCCGCTACCCTAAATTCACCGCTTTAAAAAGCCCTCTCCTTTGGAGAGGGTTGGGTGAGGCTATCCAACTTCATGAATAAATTGTTTAACGATTCGGAGTAGGTAGGGTGCGCGAACACCATATACCTGATTTCGGGATAAGTAATACCGCCTACCATGGCCATCTGCATTACCGACACAATCTCGCCGCCTTCTTCACCCAGTATAGCCACGCCCAATATCTTTTTGGTATCGGCATCCACAATGGCTTTCATAAAGCCCCGCGTATCGCCAACTTCAATGGCACGGGCCACATACTGCATGGGCAGCTTGGCCACTTTATAATTCAAACCCTGCTTTTTAGCTTCTGCTTCGGTGATACCAACACGGCCCAGCGGCGGATCGGTAAACATGCAGTAAGGCACCAGCCTGTTTTTAATGCTCAGGTTGGCCTTTTCAATTAAATTGCGGTAAACAATGGTATAATCGTTATAGGCAATGTGCGTAAAGGCGGGCCCGGGCTTAACATCGCCCAGGGCATAAACGCCGGGTATGTTGGTTTCCAGCCTATCATTCACCTTAACGTAGCCTCTATCATCTGTTTCAACGCCGGCTTTTTGCAGCCCCAAAGCCTCCGTTTGGGGCTTACGGCCTGCCGCCACCAAAATATGCGAACAACTTATAAGCCTGGTTTCGCCCACCACCGTTATTTCGGCCTCCAAATCGCCATTGGGCTTTTTGCTTACTTTAGTCACTTTGGCATCGGCGTGAAAGGTAATCTCTTCGGCCTCCAGTATTTTGACGATCTCTTCGGCGATATCCTCATCCTCTTTAGGCAGCGCGCGCGGCGAAGTTTCGAGCATAGTGATCTTACTGCCAAACCGGCGGAACATCTGCCCAAACTCCATCCCGATATAGCTTGCGCCGATGATAAGCAGATGTTGGGGCACGGTTTCGAGCTCCAGGATAGAGGTTGAGGTGAGGTAATCGATATCGCTTAAACCCGGCACATCGGGTATTGCGGTTTTGGCCCCGGTATTGATGAATATCAAATCGGCCTGCATCTCTTCGGTACCGCCATCTTTTAGCTTTACCATGATGGCTTGGGGGCCTGTAAAAACGGCCTCGCCAAATATCAGGTCGAGGCCAGCAGTACCTTCCAATCCCTTTTGTGCGCCGCCCTGGAACGATTTAACAATTTCGTTTTTCCGTTTAAGGATCTGCGGTAAATCAACCGTGAAATTTTTAATATGCACGCCCAGGTTATCGCTATGCCCGGCCAGGTAAGCCATTTTTGCCGATGCTACCATGGCCTTGGTGGGTGTGCAGCCATCGTTAATGCAGGTGCCGCCCACCATGCGTTTTTCAATGATAGCCGTTTTTTTGCCGGCCATGGCCAGTTTTTTTGCCAAAGGCGTGCCAGCCTGGCCGGAGCCAATTACTATAGCGTCGTAAATTTTCATTCGCTTACTTTTACTCCCTTCCAAAAGGCCACATAATTTTTAATTTCGGCGGCCGCCTCTTTGGGTTCCGGGTAATACCAGGCGGCATCGGGGTTGGTTTCACCGTCAACCTCCAAGGTATAATAGGAAGCCAACCCTTTCCAGGGGCAGGTGGTATGTGTGGCAGAAGGTTTAAAAAACTCCTTGCGGATGCTGTTTTCGGGGAAATAATGGTTACGCTCTATCACAATGGTATCGTTGCTATCGGCAATAACCTGGTTGTTCCAAACTGCTTTCATAAAGGTTGATTTGATGATATGAATATAGTAAATAATTGGGGTGAATTTATTTGCGCCGCTTTTATCAATCAGCATAAGTAATTAACGGGGTACTAAGCCTGCGCTGTTATAAGAAAGAAACGGAGGCTTTTTTTGTTTTAGGGTAGCCAATAATGTGTTGAAAATAAACTATGATATTACACTGATAAAAAATTTAAGATAAAATTTTTAAATTATTTTTAAACTTATATCTTTGCAATCCCAAAATAAGGGTGTTCTTTTTAATGTTTGCAAGTTTGATATTAAAATTTGCAGCGCCATTGGAGTAATCAAATACAAAAATGGCCCGTTCGTCTAGGGGTTAGGACGTTAGATTTTCATTCTAGAAACAGGGGTTCGATTCCCCTACGGGCTACAAATAATAAGTTGATCATCATCAGTCCAAAGCAAATGAGTAGGCTTTGGGAAAATACGAAGATTAAAGACTCAGTACTAAATACTCAGAAAAAGCAATGGCCCGTTCGTCTAGGGGTTAGGACGTTAGATTTTCATTCTAGAAACAGGGGTTCGATTCCCCTACGGGCTACTAAGCCGCTTTACGAAAGTAGAGCGGCTTTTGTGTTTTGGGGAGGGAGACTACGAGCATAGTGATTCGAAGTTAAGAAACTTCGGATAGCGGGGGGGCTTATCACTATCTTTGAAATTATTTTTGTCTATATTTACCAATATAACAATCAGTATAATATGAAAAATCACATAGAAGAAGGTGACTATGTTAGACACATTAATCCTACAATAAATGGTGGATTACAAATGAGTGTTCTTGAAATACATGAAAATGGAATTCAAGCAAAGTGCTCTCATTTTAGTGGTGCAGAGGCAATTCATCGAGAAGATTGGTTTTCTTTAGAAGATTTGATATTAGTTACAAAAGGAGATGGTGGATTTTCTGGCAATTAATTACACTGGTAACCCCAAATAAAATGAACATTTCAATATAAATCAGAAAAGAAAGATTGCCAGTTTATAACTTTATAAAAGTTATTGAATAAAATAATATGGTTCTTGGTGAACTGAATTTGATAGGGTGAATAATTCATAAGGTTTGAAGTGTGGAATGACCTGGTTTAGTTTTTTTACCCCCCCCATTATGTCACTTGATCCGTTATATGTAGAATGTTTTTAAACAAAGAACCCCAAAGTTGTAGCTTCAGGGTTATTTGCTTATATTTGCATATAACTGTAAAGACAGTTAATACGTAGCCATTTGGACGGGGTTGGGAGTGTTCACTTGTTTGATAGACCGGTATCCTCTCAATTCCCATATTGGCAATTGCAAATTATGTTTTTCTCTTCCTTTTTGCTGTATATACTATTTGTACTGTTGCTATAGCATCTTCTTTGAAGGAAGAATTTACTTTCGTTACTATTGATAATTGAAATCCTTCTTAACTTCTCTTAACTCTTCTTGAGCAAAGATATAACAAAATGTTTCAAAGTGAAACATTTGGAACTAATTTTCTTGTTGCTCTTGCTGGTTTCGTTGCATTTCCTGTTCTTTCTGTTTTTCTTTTTCTTCTTGTTCTTCCTATTGTTCTTGTTACTAAGTTTTAAATACTATGCGTACTCCTCGTTACTATCTATTCAGATTATTGTGGTGACTTTCCTTATACCAATTAATTTAGCTGGCCGGCTTTCCTCATTATAATAAATTACAGGCATATATATTTGCAATCCTGATCCAGTTTTGCAATCGCCGTTTTAAGCCACTCAATAAATACATTCGGATTTTTGATTCACATGGCTGATTCGCCAAATTTGATATTTCTTTCGTTAAATCTGTGAGTCTTATGTGCTATCCTGTTGTTTATAGCATACATGCAGTACAAATGAGAATACTTGTCTTGAAATACATTGAGATTAGCTTCGTTAACCGAGATTTTTTGCCCAGTTATCCGTAGTTTGTTGTCCGAATGTCTCCGACTTCGGACGACTATGCTTACGAGTGAAAAGGGCTATTCAGCTTGGCTTGGTAATGTGTCAGTCCTGTTGTTGTACAAACCAGCCCGATAATAGGTGTAATTAAATACAACAATGGCCCGTTCGTCTATGGGTTAGGAGGTTAGATTTTCATCCTATCCCGAAGTTAAGAAACTTCGGATAGAGTGGCAATTATGTCCGTTATCTGATTTCCGACACTTTCAATTCGAACTCCTTAATTACGGAGTCGATATCGAACTCGAAATTCTTTGGTATATTGATAGTTAAGAATCCGCCAAAATCCACTTGCCAAAATCCTCCGCGGTTTCCAAGTTCGTCGCCAAGCATTCGGTAGTCATTAACGTTGAAATTAATTGGAAGCAGGAATCTTCGGGTAACATATTCAGAATTTTTGATGACTCTAACGATCACATGCTGGCCATCCTGATTTAACCGCGTCTCGAATTCTGTCCCCTTGGTGAGCCGACAATCAAAAATATCATTTTCAGCCATCCTGAATCTGTTTTCGGTCAATTTCTCCACGCATGTAGTTGTAAGAACTTTTTCTCTCTTATCGTATAATTGAATTTGTACTTCCATAACTATTGAGGCAATATATAAATCTAATATAAATATTGTAGATAATACTTTACCCAGTTATCCGTAGTTTGTTGTCCGAATGTCTCCGAAATCGGACGGCTATACTTACGTGTGAAAAGGGCTATTCAGCTTGGCTTGGTAATGTGTCAGTCCTGTTGTTGTACAAACCAGCCGAACAACAGGTTTATTTATTGATCTGATTAATACATACGA
Proteins encoded in this window:
- a CDS encoding DUF427 domain-containing protein, with protein sequence MLIDKSGANKFTPIIYYIHIIKSTFMKAVWNNQVIADSNDTIVIERNHYFPENSIRKEFFKPSATHTTCPWKGLASYYTLEVDGETNPDAAWYYPEPKEAAAEIKNYVAFWKGVKVSE
- a CDS encoding ABC transporter ATP-binding protein; amino-acid sequence: MIAVKNLSKHFGQVKAVDDISFGVNEGENMILLGTSGCGKTTTLKMINRLIEPTKGEISVNGKSVYEQSPEVLRRGIGYVLQNNGLFPHYTVAENMAIVPQLLGWDKSRIAERINELTGKLHLQPEQLAVYPDQLSGGQQQRVGLARALMADPPVLLMDEPFGALDPVTRFKIRREFKELDELKRKTIIMVTHDVQEAFEMGDRICLMDQGRIVQTGTLAQLLFKPANSFVQEFLKEQRLQLEFKAVTVMDLWDTLPDDLSTSATGLINPNFTVWEALEVLTGRPQKTASVAHPGNGQSKTLTFEGLMAAFYHYQITEAK
- a CDS encoding amidohydrolase, with the translated sequence MKKPILVVLVSLLSANAFAQTTSKAEVAKKAEAIEKKVIGWREDFHEHPELGNHEVRTSEIIAKHLESLGITVKRGVATTGVVGLLTGGKPGPVVALRADMDGLPVTERTAVPFASKATTTYMGNQVGVMHACGHDSHMAILMGVAEVLASMKKDLHGSVKFIFQPAEEGLPPGEKGGAEQMVKEGVLENPKVDAIFGLHIQSYQPVGTIAYRPGGDMAAVNDMQIIVKGRSSHGAYPWSGVDPIVTSAQIINNLQTVVSRNLHITANPAVVTIGAINGGNRSNIIPESVSMLGTIRTFSAEDEKLIIERVKQIATKTAEANNAIAEVKIPYSNHYPVTYNNPALVAKMLPTLQATAGVDNVVLRQGETGAEDFSFYEEKVPGIFIHLGGLPKGGDPLKAPAHHTPDFFIDESGFTLGVKALCNLTLDYMGMAAKGK
- a CDS encoding ABC transporter permease/substrate-binding protein yields the protein MKEGQQSLLDFMRQESDKIAGQTLTHIGLTFTSLFIAILIGLPLGIFIARKKQFSGAVLGFAGVMQTIPSIALLGFLIPILGIGAKPAIFALFLYALLPIIRNTYTGITQVDATIKEAAKGMGMSYSQILLKVELPLAMPVILAGIRTATVINVGVATLASLIAAGGLGEFIFGGISLNNTNMILAGAIPSALLAIVFDFLLSRIQNINFKKMRSGAWAVPAAILFLASFYLIPSAYGGKLTAGFTPEFMGRKDGDLGLKQKYGLKIHTVVISDAVMYKAAYEKHLDVISGYSTDGRLKAFDLVVLKDDKGIFPPYYAAPIVSGTALQKFPKLEATLNLLSGHITDSIMTELNYRVDYLHQSPEAVAKDFLVSKGLYKPSRNGSAGTVRIGSKIFGEQYILAGMYSLLIKGNTDYDVATKTGLGGTKICFDALTNNQIDFYPEYTGTGLLVMLQADSKTIDSLAGDKQKVYNYVSGQFKTKYGILWLKPIGFNNAYALMMRRKQAQSLDIKTISNLKRYLDNQ
- a CDS encoding mercuric reductase, yielding MKIYDAIVIGSGQAGTPLAKKLAMAGKKTAIIEKRMVGGTCINDGCTPTKAMVASAKMAYLAGHSDNLGVHIKNFTVDLPQILKRKNEIVKSFQGGAQKGLEGTAGLDLIFGEAVFTGPQAIMVKLKDGGTEEMQADLIFINTGAKTAIPDVPGLSDIDYLTSTSILELETVPQHLLIIGASYIGMEFGQMFRRFGSKITMLETSPRALPKEDEDIAEEIVKILEAEEITFHADAKVTKVSKKPNGDLEAEITVVGETRLISCSHILVAAGRKPQTEALGLQKAGVETDDRGYVKVNDRLETNIPGVYALGDVKPGPAFTHIAYNDYTIVYRNLIEKANLSIKNRLVPYCMFTDPPLGRVGITEAEAKKQGLNYKVAKLPMQYVARAIEVGDTRGFMKAIVDADTKKILGVAILGEEGGEIVSVMQMAMVGGITYPEIRYMVFAHPTYSESLNNLFMKLDSLTQPSPKERAF
- a CDS encoding L-histidine N(alpha)-methyltransferase; protein product: MNTQTSPVTLNGSTYNHTAVNHFYEDVLKGLTASPKHLDSKYFYDAIGDQLFQDLMNCEEYYPTNCELEIFSQKTEALASAIIGDNNDEFDLIELGAGDAMKSTYLLKHLLDRGVNFTYLPIDISAHVIDQLDVELTQNLPGLKFEGLNGEYFNMLSKAATLSNKRKVVLFLGSNIGNMPVAEAESFCAELRNHLSPGDMVLIGFDLKKNPKTILAAYNDKEGITKKFNLNLLHRINQELGADFVIEQFDHFPVYDPETGACKSYLISTADQMVHIADHNQSIHFQKDEYIFMEISQKFTVEQTRDMAAKTGFDVVNYLFDDKNWFADAIWKVR
- the egtB gene encoding ergothioneine biosynthesis protein EgtB; protein product: MMSLADCYKKVRQLSVRICSPLQIEDYVVQPVVDVSPPKWHIGHTTWFFETFILKPYFMGYQEFNADYNYVFNSYYETVGNRVIRTDRGNLSRPTVADIYKYRTYVDDAMENFLREEPSAAIRELMILGLNHEEQHQELLYYDIKYILGHNPLFPAYDETYRPQVFEQPTAQWISMPEGIYEVGFEGEGFCFDNELNRHKVYLNSYQINTAMVTNAEYLEFINDNGYHDFRFWHAEGWDWVKNNHVEAPLYWHHINGQWFNYTYAGLKPVDLAAPVCHISYYEAYAYASWKGMRLPTEFEWEAAAHQFKWGKSWEWTESAYLPYPGFKKAEGAIGEYNGKFMVSQKVLRGSSEVTSPGHERVTYRNFFHPNLRWLFCGIRLAR